A genome region from Glycine max cultivar Williams 82 chromosome 5, Glycine_max_v4.0, whole genome shotgun sequence includes the following:
- the LOC100170751 gene encoding NAC domain-containing protein 2, whose amino-acid sequence MPGELQLPPGFRFHPTDDELVNHYLCRKCAAQTIAVPIIKEIDLYKFDPWQLPEMALYGEKEWYFFSPRDRKYPNGSRPNRAAGSGYWKATGADKPIGKPKALGIKKALVFYAGKAPKGVKTNWIMHEYRLANVDRSASKKNTTTNNLRLDDWVLCRIYNKKGKIEKYNGVAVVDQKVAKLSEEEVQFQHETKPQIKMYGHDDFRNDQLYMDTSDSGPRLHTDSSCSEHVVSPDGTCEKEVQSEPKWNDLELGPDPALGFDFNFMDLTSDDAFAPQVQYQINHLSPWQEMFTYLPKTF is encoded by the exons ATGCCAGGAGAACTCCAATTACCACCCGGGTTCAGATTCCACCCCACTGACGATGAGCTTGTGAATCACTACTTGTGTAGAAAGTGTGCTGCACAAACCATTGCTGTTCCCATCATCAAAGAAATCGATTTGTACAAGTTTGATCCATGGCAGCTTCCAG AGATGGCTCTTTACGGTGAGAAAGAGTGGTACTTTTTCTCTCCTCGAGACCGAAAATACCCAAACGGTTCGAGACCGAACCGGGCTGCCGGAAGCGGGTACTGGAAGGCTACCGGAGCTGACAAACCGATCGGAAAACCGAAAGCCCTTGGAATCAAGAAGGCCCTCGTGTTCTACGCGGGCAAAGCCCCAAAGGGAGTGAAGACCAATTGGATCATGCACGAATATCGCTTAGCCAACGTCGACAGATCCGCCTCAAaaaaaaacaccaccaccaacaacTTGAGG CTTGATGATTGGGTTTTGTGCCGAATTTACAACAAGAAAGGGAAGATTGAGAAGTACAATGGTGTTGCGGTGGTGGATCAGAAAGTGGCCAAGTTATCAGAAGAGGAGGTTCAGTTCCAGCACGAGACCAAGCCTCAGATCAAGATGTACGGCCACGATGATTTCAGGAACGACCAATTGTACATGGACACGTCGGATTCGGGGCCCAGGTTGCACACGGACTCCAGCTGCTCCGAGCACGTGGTTTCGCCCGATGGCACGTGCGAGAAGGAGGTGCAGAGCGAGCCCAAGTGGAATGATCTTGAGTTGGGCCCCGACCCAGCCTTGGGCTTCGATTTTAATTTCATGGACCTGACCTCAGATGACGCTTTTGCCCCTCAGGTTCAATACCAAATCAACCATCTCTCACCGTGGCAAGAAATGTTCACGTACCTACCAAagacattttga